In a single window of the Mus musculus strain C57BL/6J chromosome 6, GRCm38.p6 C57BL/6J genome:
- the Cd207 gene encoding C-type lectin domain family 4 member K isoform X1 produces the protein MPEAEMKEEAPEAHFTVDKQNISLWPREPPPKQDLSPVLRKPLCICVAFTCLALVLVTSIVLQAVFYPRLMGKILDVKSDAQMLKGRVDNISTLGSDLKTERGRVDDAEVQMQIVNTTLKRVRSQILSLETSMKIANDQLQILTMSWGEVDSLSAKIPELKRDLDKASALNTKVQGLQNSLENVNKLLKQQSDILEMVARGWKYFSGNFYYFSRTPKTWYSAEQFCISRKAHLTSVSSESEQFLYKAADGIPHWIGLTKAGSEGDWYWVDQTSFNKEQSRRFWIPGEPNNAGNNEHCANIRVSALKCWNDGPCDNTFLFICKRPYVQTTE, from the exons ATGCCAGAGGCAGAGATGAAGGAGGAGGCTCCCGAAGCGCACTTCACAGTGGACAAACAGAACATCTCTCTCTGGCCTCGAG AGCCTCCTCCCAAGCAAGATCTGTCTCCAGTTCTAAGGAAACCTCTCTGTATCTGCGTGGCCTTCACCTGCCTGGCATTGGTGCTGGTCACCTCCATTGTGCTTCAGGCTGTTTTCT ATCCTAGGTTGATGGGCAAAATATTGGATGTGAAGAGTGATGCCCAGATGTTGAAAGGTCGTGTGGACAACATCAGCACCCTGGGTTCTGATCTTAAGACTGAAAGAGGTCGTGTGGACGATGCTGAGGTTCAGATGCAGATAGTGAACACCACCCTCAAGAGGGTGCGTTCTCAGATCCTGTCTTTGGAAACCAGCATGAAGATAGCCAATGATCAGCTCCAGATATTAACAATGAGCTGGGGAGAGGTTGACAGTCTCAGTGCCAAAATCCCAGAACTGAAAAGAGATCTGGATAAAGCCAGCGCCTTGAACACAAAGGTCCAAGGACTACAGAACAGCTTGGAGAATGTCAACAAGCTGCTCAAACAACAGA GTGACATTCTGGAGATGGTGGCTCGAGGCTGGAAGTATTTCTCGGGGAACTTCTATTACTTTTCACGCACCCCAAAGACCTGGTACAGCGCAGAGCAGTTCTGTATTTCTAGAAAAGCTCACCTGACCTCAGTGTCCTCAGAATCGGAACAA TTTCTCTACAAGGCAGCAGATGGAATTCCACACTGGATTGGACTTACCAAAGCAGGGAGCGAAGGGGACTGGTACTGGGTGGACCAGACATCATTCAACAAGGAGCAAAGTAGGAG GTTCTGGATTCCAGGTGAACCCAACAACGCAGGGAACAATGAGCACTGTGCCAATATCAGGGTGTCTGCCCTGAAGTGCTGGAACGATGGTCCCTGTGACAATACATTTCTTTTCATCTGCAAGAGGCCCTACGTCCAAACAACTGAATGA
- the Cd207 gene encoding C-type lectin domain family 4 member K, which produces MPEAEMKEEAPEAHFTVDKQNISLWPREPPPKQDLSPVLRKPLCICVAFTCLALVLVTSIVLQAVFYPRLMGKILDVKSDAQMLKGRVDNISTLGSDLKTERGRVDDAEVQMQIVNTTLKRVRSQILSLETSMKIANDQLQILTMSWGEVDSLSAKIPELKRDLDKASALNTKVQGLQNSLENVNKLLKQQSDILEMVARGWKYFSGNFYYFSRTPKTWYSAEQFCISRKAHLTSVSSESEQKFLYKAADGIPHWIGLTKAGSEGDWYWVDQTSFNKEQSRRFWIPGEPNNAGNNEHCANIRVSALKCWNDGPCDNTFLFICKRPYVQTTE; this is translated from the exons ATGCCAGAGGCAGAGATGAAGGAGGAGGCTCCCGAAGCGCACTTCACAGTGGACAAACAGAACATCTCTCTCTGGCCTCGAG AGCCTCCTCCCAAGCAAGATCTGTCTCCAGTTCTAAGGAAACCTCTCTGTATCTGCGTGGCCTTCACCTGCCTGGCATTGGTGCTGGTCACCTCCATTGTGCTTCAGGCTGTTTTCT ATCCTAGGTTGATGGGCAAAATATTGGATGTGAAGAGTGATGCCCAGATGTTGAAAGGTCGTGTGGACAACATCAGCACCCTGGGTTCTGATCTTAAGACTGAAAGAGGTCGTGTGGACGATGCTGAGGTTCAGATGCAGATAGTGAACACCACCCTCAAGAGGGTGCGTTCTCAGATCCTGTCTTTGGAAACCAGCATGAAGATAGCCAATGATCAGCTCCAGATATTAACAATGAGCTGGGGAGAGGTTGACAGTCTCAGTGCCAAAATCCCAGAACTGAAAAGAGATCTGGATAAAGCCAGCGCCTTGAACACAAAGGTCCAAGGACTACAGAACAGCTTGGAGAATGTCAACAAGCTGCTCAAACAACAGA GTGACATTCTGGAGATGGTGGCTCGAGGCTGGAAGTATTTCTCGGGGAACTTCTATTACTTTTCACGCACCCCAAAGACCTGGTACAGCGCAGAGCAGTTCTGTATTTCTAGAAAAGCTCACCTGACCTCAGTGTCCTCAGAATCGGAACAA AAGTTTCTCTACAAGGCAGCAGATGGAATTCCACACTGGATTGGACTTACCAAAGCAGGGAGCGAAGGGGACTGGTACTGGGTGGACCAGACATCATTCAACAAGGAGCAAAGTAGGAG GTTCTGGATTCCAGGTGAACCCAACAACGCAGGGAACAATGAGCACTGTGCCAATATCAGGGTGTCTGCCCTGAAGTGCTGGAACGATGGTCCCTGTGACAATACATTTCTTTTCATCTGCAAGAGGCCCTACGTCCAAACAACTGAATGA